The DNA region AGACGAGTGCGGTCACTGACGATCCGCTGCTCGATCTCGACATCGACGAGCAGACGCGCAAGTCGCTCACCGAGTACGAGGAACATCGTCTCGCCACCTGCATCAGGGAAGGCCGAGCGGTCTTTTCCGTCAGCGTCTCGTTCGCGTTCGATTCGTTCGATACCGACCTCCGCACGGTCAACGACACCCTCGCCAGGGCGGGCGAGGTCATTTCCACTCTCCCCTCGGTCGATCCCTCCGCGCCGGATCGTCTCGGCTTCCGCCTCCTGTTCGGAACCGAGCTCAGCCTCGAGGAGGTGCGGGATCTCGCAGGCGATGGCGATGTCAGCCCGCTGAGCACAGGCGCGAGAGCTCCCGCCGCCGTCGACGAGGAGATTTCCCTCAGAAGTATCGGCCAGACGGTCAGGGTCGACATCGCACGGCTCGACCATGTGATGAATGTCGTCGGCGAGCTGCTGATCGAACGGGCGCACCTCGAAAACCTTTCGCGGTCCGAACAGATGGATCGAAACCATGCGATTGCTCAGGAGCTGCTCAAGCTCTCGCGGAATCTCGACCGGCGTCTCGGAGATCTTCAGCGGTCGGTCATCGAGATGAGGATGGTTCCGGTCGGCCAGATCTACGCCAAGCTCTCACGCGCGATTCGAAAGATCGCACGGGAGCTCGGTAAGGAGATCGAGCTCACTCTGAAGGGGGAGGACACCGAGCTCGACAAGGTGATGGTCGAAGAGTTGGGCGATCCGCTCCTGCACCTCATCCGGAACGCGATCGACCACGGAATCGAGAGCGCCGAAGAGAGGAAAAAGAGAGGGAAAGAAGAAACCGGAAAGGTCACTGTCGCCGCGTATCAGAAGGGGAATTCCGTGGTCATCGACGTCACCGACGACGGTGCGGGAATCGATTCGGAGAAGGTAGCGAACGTGGCGAAGAAACGGGGTCTGATCACGGACGAGAAGAATCTCTCGAAGCGGCAGATCATCGATCTCATTTTCGAGCCTGGGTTTTCGACCGCGACTAGCGTGAGCGAGATATCCGGAAGGGGAGTCGGTCTGGACGTCGTGAAGAGAAACATATCGGCGCTGAAGGGCTCGATCGAGATTCTCTCGACGCCGGGAGAGGGGACGACGTTCCGAATCACCCTTCCGATTACCCTGGCCATCATTCAGGCGCTCGTGGTCGAGATTCTCGAAAATCGATACGCGATACCGCTGACCTCCGTGGATGAGATTGTGCGAATCTGGGAACGGGACATCTCGAAGATCGGTATGAGAGAAGTCTATTACCTGCGCGAGGTTCCGATTCCGCTCGTGCGGCTTTCGGACGCGTTCGGTCTCGAGGACGAACGAGCCGGTCCCGACGAAAAGTGGTTCGTGGTGGTGGTTCGGGGCACCGAGGGTACGACCGGAATCATGGTCGACAGAATCATCCGACAGCAGGAGGTCGTCATCAAGTCGATCGGCCGCCGGCTCGAAGGTGTGCCGGGGGTCGCGGGTGCGACCGAGATCGGTGAAGACGATGCAGTGATCGTCGTCGATACCTCTTCGCTCATCGCGAGCTTCGGCGCGCCGGCACGAGAGAAGCGGCGGCGGGCGGGGGCCTGACCGATGTTCGAGGAACACTTCGGATTCAGCGAAAAGCCGTTCGGCAAGACGCCCGACCCATCTTTCCTTTTCGAGAGCCGGCAACACAGCGAAGCTCTGGCCCGTCTCGAGTACGCCGTCGAGGACAAGGATCTCGCGCTTCTCGTTGGAGACATCGGCTGCGGCAAGACGACTCTTTCGCGAGCTCTGATCGACCGGATCGGTGACTCACGGCCGGTCGTACTTCTGATCAACCCTCGTCTGACCCCGTCCCAGCTTCTCCGCTCGATTGC from Acidobacteriota bacterium includes:
- a CDS encoding chemotaxis protein CheA yields the protein MSREDDRARREFTSEAEELLEALSGGLSELESAGGKVRPEVVNRIFREVHSLKGLAGMLGLTEISELSHNLEEMLDRLRMGKIPITSELLDVLYDSVDGLNRLVMAIQDPDVAELIDVPALISRIHRLTRAETSAVTDDPLLDLDIDEQTRKSLTEYEEHRLATCIREGRAVFSVSVSFAFDSFDTDLRTVNDTLARAGEVISTLPSVDPSAPDRLGFRLLFGTELSLEEVRDLAGDGDVSPLSTGARAPAAVDEEISLRSIGQTVRVDIARLDHVMNVVGELLIERAHLENLSRSEQMDRNHAIAQELLKLSRNLDRRLGDLQRSVIEMRMVPVGQIYAKLSRAIRKIARELGKEIELTLKGEDTELDKVMVEELGDPLLHLIRNAIDHGIESAEERKKRGKEETGKVTVAAYQKGNSVVIDVTDDGAGIDSEKVANVAKKRGLITDEKNLSKRQIIDLIFEPGFSTATSVSEISGRGVGLDVVKRNISALKGSIEILSTPGEGTTFRITLPITLAIIQALVVEILENRYAIPLTSVDEIVRIWERDISKIGMREVYYLREVPIPLVRLSDAFGLEDERAGPDEKWFVVVVRGTEGTTGIMVDRIIRQQEVVIKSIGRRLEGVPGVAGATEIGEDDAVIVVDTSSLIASFGAPAREKRRRAGA